A genomic segment from Desulfovibrio legallii encodes:
- a CDS encoding RsmB/NOP family class I SAM-dependent RNA methyltransferase yields the protein MSTAARSFRLVCPPASVPLVEALLRAQGYAFAPEPFSPFCRRLLAEPRPLGGSLAAFFGYIYIQDRSSMLPPLALNPAADAAVLDMCASPGSKTGFLAQLVGPTGFVLGNEPTPTRLGTLRANLHQMNLLHAATCAYSGDALPLRPQSWRAILLDPPCSGWGTAAKHPQVLRLWQGDKIDSLTALQRRLLRQAALLLAPGGRLVYSTCTTNPAENEAQVRFAEEELGLVRVPLTPFPGFVWEEQPGGQGTLRVDGERSGAQGFYVALLEKPAAAAEPAAGPAPSGTPGAAARPQGAERGGRGRRGGLSRAAGQPLGQVLARTALDGPAGSGALLPPGEAAVFGGHVRFVPAQARILLPPELIWQGSLLGRAQGCGLDPAPRLRALLPERPDPQTSLVLDAAEDVTALLSGQSRQTGLTGRRVALWWRDLPLGLAALKQGRVVAGFR from the coding sequence ATGAGCACCGCCGCCCGTTCCTTTCGTCTGGTTTGTCCGCCCGCGTCCGTTCCGCTGGTGGAAGCGCTGCTGCGCGCCCAGGGCTATGCCTTTGCGCCGGAGCCTTTTTCGCCCTTCTGCCGCCGCCTGCTGGCGGAGCCGCGCCCTCTGGGGGGCTCGCTGGCGGCTTTTTTCGGCTATATTTATATTCAGGACCGCTCTTCCATGCTGCCGCCCCTGGCCCTGAACCCCGCCGCGGACGCGGCCGTGCTGGACATGTGCGCCAGCCCCGGCAGCAAGACGGGTTTTCTGGCCCAGCTTGTGGGCCCCACAGGCTTCGTGCTGGGCAATGAGCCCACCCCCACCCGCCTGGGCACCCTGCGGGCCAACCTGCATCAGATGAATCTGCTCCACGCCGCCACCTGCGCCTACAGCGGGGACGCCCTGCCCCTGCGGCCGCAGAGCTGGCGGGCCATTCTGCTGGATCCGCCCTGCTCGGGCTGGGGCACGGCGGCCAAGCACCCGCAGGTGCTCAGGCTCTGGCAGGGAGACAAAATCGACAGCCTCACGGCCCTGCAACGCCGTTTGCTGCGCCAGGCGGCGCTGCTTCTGGCCCCAGGGGGGCGGCTGGTCTATTCCACCTGCACCACCAATCCGGCCGAGAATGAGGCGCAAGTGCGCTTTGCCGAAGAAGAACTGGGCCTTGTGCGCGTGCCCCTGACGCCTTTTCCCGGCTTTGTCTGGGAAGAACAGCCTGGCGGGCAGGGCACCTTGCGCGTGGACGGGGAGCGCTCCGGCGCGCAGGGTTTTTATGTGGCCTTGCTGGAAAAACCCGCTGCAGCAGCCGAGCCTGCGGCGGGCCCCGCGCCTTCCGGAACGCCCGGAGCTGCGGCGAGGCCGCAAGGCGCAGAACGCGGCGGCCGCGGCCGACGGGGCGGCCTCAGCCGCGCCGCCGGGCAGCCTCTGGGTCAGGTGCTGGCGCGCACGGCCCTGGACGGCCCGGCAGGCAGCGGCGCGCTGCTGCCGCCAGGCGAAGCGGCGGTCTTCGGGGGGCATGTCCGCTTTGTGCCGGCGCAGGCCCGGATTCTGCTGCCCCCGGAGCTGATCTGGCAGGGCAGCCTGCTGGGCCGGGCGCAGGGCTGCGGCCTGGACCCGGCCCCACGGTTGCGCGCCCTGCTGCCGGAGCGGCCGGACCCGCAGACCAGCCTGGTGCTGGACGCGGCGGAGGACGTGACGGCCCTGCTCAGCGGCCAGAGCCGCCAGACAGGCCTGACCGGCCGCCGTGTCGCCCTGTGGTGGCGCGATCTGCCCCTGGGGCTGGCGGCCCTCAAGCAGGGCCGGGTTGTGGCGGGATTTCGCTGA
- a CDS encoding DUF2333 family protein, which produces MKLPELPAVLKLQVVLKTLAVQVCLLVGVLLVAWGLQRVYSLVDRTTFPQAMSVPAAAADLPDAEKGKILLDSISNQMRRELNSTFGWSFNDIIFNRFILDNRAYRQYGVYHATKFLLDLYSSQIAKLGASDRESEFLYKARINSFAIDPRSFMFPSAEGSYKKGLKLLEDYKASLDKGTGVYNCRTDDLYASFVTVTGENMLGYAQGLLENAQNLPFYELDNRIYEVQGIVLVLRDFINALYQLYPEIKAKNNEENMAAAMAYMDRIATYDPLYITSTFNSGELILSYLLFTKARLEDIRDSIRM; this is translated from the coding sequence ATGAAACTGCCCGAACTCCCCGCCGTTCTGAAACTGCAGGTGGTGCTTAAAACCCTGGCCGTGCAGGTCTGTCTGTTGGTGGGCGTGCTGCTGGTGGCCTGGGGCCTGCAGCGCGTCTACAGCCTGGTGGACCGCACCACCTTCCCCCAGGCCATGAGCGTGCCCGCGGCCGCCGCCGACCTGCCGGACGCCGAAAAAGGCAAAATTTTGCTGGATTCCATCAGCAATCAGATGCGCCGCGAGCTGAACTCCACCTTCGGCTGGAGCTTCAACGACATTATTTTCAACCGCTTCATCCTGGACAACCGCGCCTACCGCCAGTACGGCGTATACCACGCCACCAAATTTCTGCTGGACCTCTACTCCAGCCAGATCGCCAAACTGGGCGCCAGCGACCGCGAAAGCGAATTTCTCTACAAGGCGCGCATCAACAGCTTTGCCATAGACCCGCGCAGCTTCATGTTCCCTTCGGCGGAAGGCTCCTACAAAAAGGGCCTCAAGCTGCTGGAAGACTACAAAGCCTCCCTGGATAAGGGTACCGGCGTTTACAATTGCCGCACGGACGATCTCTACGCCTCCTTTGTGACCGTAACCGGCGAAAACATGCTGGGCTACGCCCAGGGCCTGTTAGAAAACGCGCAGAATCTGCCTTTTTATGAGCTGGATAACCGCATCTATGAAGTGCAGGGCATTGTTCTGGTGCTGCGCGACTTCATCAACGCCCTCTACCAGCTCTATCCGGAAATCAAGGCCAAGAACAACGAAGAAAACATGGCCGCGGCCATGGCCTATATGGACCGCATCGCCACCTATGATCCCCTTTACATCACCTCCACCTTCAATTCTGGCGAGCTGATCCTTTCCTACCTGCTTTTCACCAAGGCCCGCCTGGAAGACATCCGCGACAGCATCCGCATGTAG
- a CDS encoding peptidase U32 family protein, translated as MTVPAMPIPTPQRPEILAPAGDAPSFLAGLAAGADAVYLGLKNFSARMQAENFGLTELSRLTDLAHASGARVYVAMNTLLKPDEPAQAYRLAARLARQVRPDGLIIQDLALLDLARQAGFEGGLFLSTLANLTHPQSLLEARALGASRVILPRELSIDEIRLMGEACPEGLDLECFVHGALCYCVSGRCYWSSYMGGKSGLRGRCVQPCRRVYRQGGQAAAQALNRQAAPDALSRGRRPDGRPNGPAEREDNRARRASAARRPSRPGKEHEGRWFSCQDLSLDVLVKTLRDVPHLVSWKIEGRKKGPHYVYHAVTAYRLLRDNPGDPQARKTAEEILQWALGRPATRARFLPQKDTAPTAADGQTSSGLLAGKVRIEPDGSVVLKPHFDLLPQDYLRVGVEDERWHATLPVTRRVPKAGNLILRLPKHKTPRAGTPVFLIDRREPELTAILKTWQTRLEALPGRPSSPVESLPALPRPVKAAPRPDMFVHASLPQGKERGRGRNALWLSPRSAAVSRTLIPRTVWWLPPVIWPEEEAALQRALQRLWRDGARQFVCNAPWQRGLFPQDLPPETELAAGPFCNCANAPALGVLARMGFTAAFASPELPREEMLALPAQSPLPLGMVLAGFWPVGLSRFPLAGVKANEPFLSPKGEPFWARQYGGTLWIYPGWPLDLTAQRAALSAAGYSFYAHLEENPPAALPALRRPGLFNWEGSLL; from the coding sequence ATGACCGTCCCCGCAATGCCCATCCCCACGCCCCAACGCCCTGAAATCCTCGCTCCGGCCGGGGACGCCCCCTCCTTTTTGGCCGGACTGGCCGCCGGGGCCGACGCCGTATACCTGGGGCTGAAAAACTTTTCCGCCCGGATGCAGGCCGAAAACTTCGGCCTTACCGAGCTTTCGCGCCTTACGGATCTGGCCCACGCTTCCGGCGCGCGCGTCTATGTGGCCATGAACACCCTGCTCAAGCCCGACGAGCCCGCCCAGGCCTACCGCCTGGCCGCCCGCCTGGCCCGGCAGGTGCGCCCCGACGGCCTGATTATCCAGGACCTGGCCCTCCTGGATCTGGCCCGGCAGGCGGGATTTGAGGGCGGCCTCTTCCTCTCCACCCTGGCCAACCTCACCCATCCCCAAAGCCTTCTTGAGGCCCGCGCCCTGGGGGCCAGCCGGGTTATCCTTCCGCGCGAGCTTTCCATCGACGAAATCCGCCTTATGGGCGAGGCCTGCCCCGAAGGCCTGGACCTGGAATGCTTTGTTCACGGCGCGCTCTGCTACTGCGTTTCCGGCCGCTGCTACTGGTCCAGCTACATGGGCGGCAAAAGCGGCCTGCGCGGCCGCTGCGTCCAGCCCTGCCGCCGCGTTTACCGTCAGGGCGGGCAGGCCGCCGCCCAGGCCCTCAACCGGCAGGCCGCGCCCGACGCGCTCTCGCGCGGACGTCGCCCGGACGGCCGCCCCAACGGACCAGCAGAACGCGAGGACAACCGCGCCCGGCGCGCCTCTGCCGCCCGCCGCCCCTCCCGCCCCGGCAAGGAGCACGAGGGCCGCTGGTTCTCCTGTCAAGACCTTTCCCTGGACGTGCTGGTCAAAACCCTGCGCGACGTGCCCCACCTGGTCTCCTGGAAAATCGAAGGCCGCAAAAAAGGCCCGCACTACGTCTACCACGCCGTTACGGCCTACCGCCTGCTGCGCGATAACCCCGGCGACCCGCAGGCCCGCAAGACCGCGGAAGAAATCCTCCAGTGGGCCCTGGGCCGCCCCGCCACCCGCGCCCGCTTTCTGCCGCAAAAAGATACGGCCCCCACAGCCGCCGACGGCCAGACCAGCTCCGGCCTTCTGGCCGGCAAGGTGCGCATCGAGCCCGACGGCAGCGTCGTGCTCAAACCCCACTTCGACCTCCTGCCCCAGGACTACCTGCGCGTGGGCGTGGAGGACGAACGCTGGCACGCCACCCTGCCCGTCACCCGGCGCGTGCCCAAGGCCGGCAACCTCATCCTGCGCCTGCCCAAACACAAAACCCCCAGAGCCGGCACGCCCGTCTTTCTCATTGACCGGCGCGAACCTGAGCTCACCGCCATCCTCAAAACTTGGCAGACCCGCCTGGAAGCCCTGCCCGGCCGCCCAAGCAGCCCCGTGGAAAGCCTGCCCGCCCTGCCCCGGCCCGTCAAAGCCGCCCCCAGGCCGGATATGTTCGTCCACGCCAGCCTTCCCCAGGGCAAGGAACGCGGCCGCGGCCGCAATGCCCTCTGGCTCTCCCCGCGCAGCGCCGCCGTCTCCCGCACCCTCATCCCCCGCACCGTCTGGTGGCTGCCCCCCGTCATCTGGCCTGAGGAGGAAGCCGCCCTCCAGCGCGCCCTCCAGCGCCTCTGGCGCGACGGCGCACGCCAGTTCGTCTGCAACGCCCCCTGGCAGCGCGGGCTCTTCCCCCAGGATCTGCCGCCGGAAACCGAGCTCGCCGCCGGCCCCTTCTGCAACTGCGCCAACGCCCCGGCCCTGGGCGTGCTGGCCCGCATGGGCTTTACCGCCGCCTTTGCCAGCCCGGAACTGCCCCGCGAAGAGATGCTCGCCCTGCCCGCCCAAAGCCCCCTGCCCCTGGGCATGGTGCTTGCCGGGTTCTGGCCCGTGGGCCTCAGCCGCTTCCCCCTCGCCGGCGTTAAAGCCAACGAACCCTTCCTCAGCCCCAAGGGCGAACCCTTCTGGGCCCGACAGTACGGCGGCACCCTCTGGATCTACCCCGGCTGGCCCCTGGACCTCACCGCCCAACGCGCCGCCCTCAGCGCCGCCGGCTACAGCTTCTACGCCCACCTGGAAGAAAACCCGCCCGCAGCCCTCCCGGCCCTGCGCCGGCCGGGATTGTTCAACTGGGAGGGGAGTCTGCTCTAG
- a CDS encoding NAD-dependent epimerase yields MHVLVTGAAGFIGYHLCRRLLADGHSVVGLDNCNDYYDVQLKRDRLAALAALPQAAQFRFVPTDLADAPALAALFAQEGFSHVVNLAAQAGVRYSLQNPEAYLNANLLGFGHILEGCRRCKVEHLVFASSSSVYGLNAAQPYSVRHNVDHPVSLYAASKKSNELMAHAYSHLFRIPCTGLRFFTVYGPWGRPDMALHLFTTAILRGEPIKVFNQGRMRRDFTYIDDIIEGVTRILPLAPGPDPDFDPAAPNPASSSAPWRIYNIGNNHTVELNDFIATLEDALGRKAVKDLLPMQPGDVAATWADIDDLTAATGFAPRTPLREGIARFVAWYREYYKL; encoded by the coding sequence ATGCATGTACTGGTGACGGGCGCGGCGGGCTTTATCGGCTACCACCTCTGCCGCAGGCTTCTGGCCGACGGCCACAGCGTGGTGGGCCTGGATAACTGTAACGATTATTACGACGTGCAGCTCAAGCGCGACCGCCTGGCCGCCCTGGCCGCGCTGCCCCAGGCCGCGCAGTTTCGCTTCGTCCCCACGGATCTGGCCGACGCCCCGGCCCTGGCCGCGCTTTTCGCCCAGGAGGGCTTCAGCCATGTGGTCAACCTGGCCGCCCAGGCCGGGGTGCGCTACAGCCTGCAGAACCCTGAGGCCTACCTCAACGCCAACCTGCTGGGCTTTGGCCACATTCTGGAAGGCTGCCGCCGCTGCAAGGTGGAGCACCTGGTCTTTGCCTCTTCCTCCTCGGTCTACGGGCTCAATGCGGCCCAGCCCTATTCCGTGCGCCACAATGTGGACCACCCCGTCAGCCTCTACGCGGCCAGCAAAAAAAGCAACGAGCTCATGGCCCACGCCTACAGCCACCTGTTTCGTATTCCCTGCACGGGTCTGCGCTTCTTTACCGTCTACGGGCCCTGGGGCCGCCCGGATATGGCCCTGCACCTCTTTACCACGGCCATCCTGCGCGGGGAACCCATCAAGGTTTTCAACCAGGGCCGCATGCGCCGCGATTTCACCTATATTGACGACATTATCGAGGGCGTGACCCGCATTCTGCCCCTGGCCCCCGGCCCGGACCCGGACTTCGACCCCGCGGCCCCCAACCCGGCCAGCAGCTCCGCGCCCTGGCGCATCTACAATATCGGCAACAACCACACGGTGGAGCTCAACGACTTTATCGCCACGCTGGAAGACGCCCTGGGGCGCAAGGCCGTCAAAGACCTGCTGCCCATGCAGCCCGGCGACGTGGCCGCCACCTGGGCCGACATCGACGACCTCACCGCCGCCACGGGCTTCGCCCCCCGCACGCCCCTGCGCGAGGGCATCGCCCGCTTTGTGGCCTGGTACCGGGAGTACTACAAATTATGA